A single genomic interval of Nocardioides palaemonis harbors:
- a CDS encoding TadE/TadG family type IV pilus assembly protein, which yields MMGQIIWERASNRSRDERGSVAIEAAIGVPAFGLFVAMIILGGRVEIAKQSVEAAAYEAARAASIERTQSEAIAAGRSSAASSLHDQDVNCTSTNITVNAAAFNAPIGNTAQVNVTVTCTVNLSDLSIPGVPGTRTITATASSPVDAYRERR from the coding sequence ATGATGGGGCAGATCATCTGGGAACGCGCCTCCAACCGCAGCCGGGACGAGCGCGGATCGGTGGCCATCGAGGCCGCGATCGGCGTCCCGGCCTTCGGGCTGTTCGTGGCGATGATAATCCTCGGCGGCCGCGTCGAGATCGCCAAGCAGTCCGTGGAAGCAGCCGCGTACGAGGCAGCCCGGGCAGCCTCGATCGAGCGAACCCAGAGCGAGGCGATCGCCGCAGGCAGGTCCTCGGCCGCAAGCAGCCTGCACGACCAGGACGTGAACTGCACCAGCACGAACATCACGGTCAACGCGGCGGCGTTCAACGCACCGATCGGCAACACCGCCCAGGTGAACGTCACGGTGACCTGCACGGTCAACCTGTCGGACCTGAGCATCCCCGGCGTACCCGGCACCCGCACGATCACCGCAACCGCGAGCAGCCCCGTCGACGCCTACCGGGAGCGCCGATGA
- a CDS encoding TadE/TadG family type IV pilus assembly protein yields the protein MMRHPVRRQRDERGAISVWFATASLVMIILVGMTVDVGGKVHAQQQARSAAAQAARTGAQEVQGSTAIRGEELRVDINAAKSAAQGYLNAAGVEGSVTVVNGDTLIVRTTDTYDSKFLGIIGLDSMRVTGEASARLIRAQGGIER from the coding sequence ATGATGAGGCACCCGGTCCGACGACAGCGCGACGAGCGCGGCGCCATCAGCGTCTGGTTCGCCACCGCGTCACTGGTGATGATCATCCTGGTCGGGATGACCGTCGACGTCGGCGGCAAGGTGCACGCCCAGCAGCAGGCCCGCAGTGCTGCCGCCCAGGCCGCCCGCACCGGCGCCCAGGAGGTCCAGGGCTCGACCGCCATCCGCGGCGAGGAGCTCCGCGTCGACATCAACGCCGCCAAGTCCGCCGCACAGGGCTACCTCAACGCCGCCGGCGTGGAGGGCAGCGTCACCGTCGTCAACGGCGACACCCTGATTGTGCGCACCACCGACACCTACGACAGCAAGTTCCTCGGGATCATCGGGCTGGACTCGATGAGGGTCACCGGGGAGGCGTCTGCACGGCTCATCCGCGCCCAAGGAGGCATCGAACGATGA
- a CDS encoding type II secretion system F family protein, whose protein sequence is MTGLQLALASGTLLGLAVALLVWRLAPSDPDLADALDRLSPGHVVPRRSAGPLDVEESTESGSFVDRIGVWAIKNMPGGAWAHTPRKDLAILQISETRFYGEKVVWALLGLAMPPLFAAFFALIGLPLPFVIPTFGSLGLAALFWFMPNYNATDDAKKARIEFSRALGAYIDMVATGVRDGSSGQQALRSAAEVGDTWVFKRIESELRRARYMTRAPWDFLHGLADDLGVPELDDLADIMQQSGQDGAQIYNNLRARAAALRSAMLSAELGKANAVSERMYIPASLLGIVFMAILVTPSMLRFAT, encoded by the coding sequence ATGACGGGCCTCCAGCTCGCGCTCGCCAGCGGCACCCTCCTCGGGCTCGCCGTTGCCCTGCTCGTGTGGCGCCTGGCCCCGTCCGACCCCGACCTCGCCGACGCCCTGGACCGGCTCTCGCCCGGCCACGTCGTACCCCGACGCAGCGCCGGCCCGCTCGACGTCGAGGAGAGCACCGAATCCGGATCGTTCGTCGACCGGATCGGCGTGTGGGCGATCAAGAACATGCCCGGGGGAGCGTGGGCACACACGCCCCGCAAGGACCTGGCCATCCTCCAGATCAGCGAGACCAGGTTCTACGGCGAGAAGGTCGTTTGGGCGCTGCTCGGCCTGGCCATGCCGCCGCTGTTCGCGGCGTTCTTCGCGCTGATCGGGCTCCCGCTCCCGTTCGTGATCCCCACCTTCGGGTCGCTCGGGCTCGCCGCACTGTTCTGGTTCATGCCCAACTACAACGCCACTGACGACGCCAAGAAGGCCCGCATCGAGTTCAGCCGGGCACTGGGCGCCTACATCGACATGGTCGCCACCGGAGTCCGCGACGGCTCCAGCGGTCAGCAGGCGCTGCGCTCCGCGGCCGAGGTCGGCGACACCTGGGTGTTCAAGCGGATCGAGAGCGAGCTGCGCCGCGCCCGCTACATGACCCGCGCCCCCTGGGACTTCCTGCACGGGCTCGCCGATGACCTCGGCGTCCCCGAGCTCGACGACCTTGCCGACATCATGCAGCAGTCCGGCCAGGACGGCGCCCAGATCTACAACAACCTCCGCGCCCGCGCCGCCGCCCTTCGCTCGGCGATGCTCAGCGCCGAACTCGGGAAGGCCAACGCCGTCTCCGAGCGCATGTACATCCCCGCCAGCCTGCTCGGCATCGTCTTCATGGCGATCCTCGTCACCCCGTCGATGCTCCGATTCGCGACCTAA
- a CDS encoding TadE family protein — protein sequence MFSSSRRRRRDERGSVAIQMVFLMPALFAVMFLGVQGALYYHAREVALAAAQEGAREAGSENGSRESGVAAANGFLRDAGGSDVMTSTSVSGARTTTTATITVTGKSMSVIPGWHVTVRQSASVPVERLTE from the coding sequence ATGTTCTCCAGCTCTCGCCGCCGACGCCGGGACGAGCGCGGCTCAGTGGCCATCCAGATGGTCTTCCTGATGCCCGCGCTCTTCGCGGTGATGTTCCTCGGTGTCCAGGGAGCGCTGTACTACCACGCCCGCGAAGTCGCGCTCGCGGCCGCGCAGGAGGGCGCACGCGAGGCGGGCAGCGAGAACGGCAGCCGTGAGTCCGGAGTGGCGGCCGCGAACGGCTTCCTCCGGGACGCCGGCGGATCCGACGTGATGACGTCGACCAGCGTCTCCGGGGCACGGACCACGACAACGGCCACGATCACCGTCACCGGCAAGTCCATGAGCGTGATCCCCGGCTGGCACGTGACCGTCCGCCAGAGCGCCAGCGTCCCGGTCGAGAGGCTCACCGAATGA
- a CDS encoding type II secretion system F family protein: MTAFLPAVFGALIVIGLIGMVYALIPAPPKPPRPARTVTPFGRAGGWFTRLNSRTRMLVIGGAVAGLLVALLTGWVIAIVLVPAAIVGIPLLLTPPPAAASVEKLEALEEWTRSLSGKLTAGQSLRSALIKSLESVPAPIEREVGLTVSRLWNNTATTEDVLRAFAEDLNDSTGDVVAGQLILAASGRGQAGLAKALDALAETVAADVRARRQIAADQAKPRTTARTVTVITLGVLGMLALTGDYIEPYGSPLGQVILAVLLTAYVATLLWMRRMAVAKPLPRFLDLQARNAHRAAHGAGRGEKEGALV; the protein is encoded by the coding sequence ATGACCGCCTTCCTGCCCGCCGTCTTCGGGGCGCTCATCGTCATCGGCCTGATCGGCATGGTCTACGCGCTGATCCCCGCACCTCCGAAGCCGCCGCGGCCCGCCCGGACCGTCACCCCGTTCGGTCGGGCGGGTGGCTGGTTCACCCGGCTCAATTCGCGCACCCGGATGCTGGTCATCGGCGGCGCTGTCGCCGGCCTCCTGGTCGCGCTGCTGACCGGCTGGGTGATCGCGATCGTGCTCGTCCCGGCCGCGATCGTCGGCATCCCGCTGCTGCTCACGCCCCCGCCGGCGGCCGCGAGCGTCGAGAAGCTCGAGGCGCTCGAGGAGTGGACCCGGTCACTGTCCGGCAAGCTGACGGCCGGACAGTCGCTGCGCTCGGCGCTCATCAAGTCGCTGGAGTCGGTGCCGGCGCCCATCGAGCGCGAGGTCGGCCTGACGGTCTCTCGGCTCTGGAACAACACCGCCACCACCGAGGACGTGCTGCGCGCCTTCGCTGAGGACCTCAACGACTCCACCGGAGACGTGGTGGCCGGCCAGCTGATCCTCGCCGCCAGCGGTCGCGGGCAGGCCGGCCTGGCCAAGGCGCTGGACGCCCTCGCCGAGACCGTCGCGGCCGACGTGCGCGCCCGCCGCCAGATCGCCGCCGACCAGGCCAAGCCGCGGACCACCGCCCGCACGGTCACCGTGATCACCCTCGGCGTCCTGGGCATGCTCGCCCTCACCGGCGACTACATCGAGCCGTACGGCAGCCCGCTCGGCCAGGTCATCCTCGCCGTCCTGCTGACCGCCTACGTGGCCACGCTGCTGTGGATGCGCCGGATGGCGGTAGCCAAGCCGCTCCCGCGCTTCCTCGACCTCCAGGCCCGCAACGCGCACCGAGCGGCGCACGGAGCGGGGCGCGGGGAGAAGGAAGGAGCACTCGTATGA
- a CDS encoding helix-turn-helix domain-containing protein, which produces MVSGIDPSELRAAREKAGLTQHELARLVGAAGGERISRWELGTSVPRPDFLVKLARALDIPTLRLVRLDGELPDLKALRLQAGLTVPDLADAVNVAVPTYYAWEQGRWTRLPASKTLEALGRAFGESFDVVAAAFKEAQRQRRGRGDISRLG; this is translated from the coding sequence ATGGTTTCCGGCATCGATCCTTCAGAATTGCGTGCTGCCCGCGAGAAGGCGGGACTGACACAGCACGAGCTCGCGCGCCTCGTCGGTGCGGCCGGCGGAGAGCGCATATCGCGTTGGGAGCTCGGCACGTCAGTTCCCCGGCCAGATTTCCTGGTCAAGCTCGCGCGAGCACTCGACATCCCCACGCTGCGGCTCGTTCGCCTCGACGGCGAGCTTCCGGATCTCAAGGCGCTGCGTCTGCAGGCAGGGCTCACCGTGCCCGATCTGGCTGATGCCGTGAACGTGGCTGTGCCGACGTATTACGCATGGGAGCAGGGCCGCTGGACCAGGCTCCCAGCATCCAAGACGCTCGAAGCGCTCGGCCGGGCATTCGGGGAGTCCTTCGACGTGGTCGCCGCTGCGTTTAAGGAGGCTCAGCGGCAGCGCCGCGGGCGTGGAGACATCAGCCGCCTCGGCTGA
- a CDS encoding SAF domain-containing protein has protein sequence MSLNTAQGVAGDAPPSSRPAHNLNNSPRLKRRRRPWVFALCAALVAAGALGTAFAFSSVSDTQEVLVVSRDIKRGETIDAGDLSVVRVSVDPALTPVAGSQRGELEGSRAAVDLWAGTLLTEEAVTDSLVPGEGESLVGISLTPAQMPSEPLYSGDAVRIVTTPGDQGEVTDKDPVTVEAVVVGVSRVEETGETVVDVSVPEGDAADLAARAATGRVALVLDTRER, from the coding sequence ATGTCGCTGAACACCGCTCAAGGGGTCGCGGGCGACGCGCCCCCCAGCAGCCGACCTGCGCACAATCTCAACAACAGTCCACGGCTCAAGCGGCGCCGCAGGCCGTGGGTGTTCGCACTTTGTGCAGCCCTTGTCGCCGCAGGTGCGCTGGGAACCGCGTTCGCGTTCAGCTCGGTCAGCGACACCCAAGAGGTCCTGGTCGTCAGCCGTGACATCAAGCGCGGCGAGACCATCGATGCCGGTGACCTCTCGGTGGTGCGGGTGAGCGTCGACCCAGCGCTGACCCCGGTCGCCGGGAGTCAGAGGGGCGAGCTCGAGGGCAGCCGCGCCGCGGTCGACCTGTGGGCCGGCACGCTGCTCACCGAGGAGGCCGTCACCGACAGCCTGGTTCCGGGGGAGGGGGAGTCCCTGGTGGGCATCAGCCTCACTCCTGCACAGATGCCGTCCGAGCCACTCTACAGCGGCGACGCCGTCCGGATCGTCACCACTCCCGGTGATCAGGGCGAGGTCACCGACAAGGACCCGGTCACGGTGGAGGCAGTCGTCGTTGGTGTTAGCCGGGTCGAGGAGACCGGCGAGACCGTGGTCGACGTCTCTGTGCCCGAAGGCGACGCCGCCGACCTGGCAGCCCGCGCCGCGACGGGCCGGGTCGCACTGGTCTTGGACACGCGGGAGCGCTGA
- a CDS encoding transposase produces the protein MPPARSAPTRTDLRSRGVRAVIPQPSDQIAHRKRRGSAGGRPPAFDATTYKGRNVIERSFNDHKQWRGLATRYDKLAAVYRGGVVLRAITIWLRVVAHAVRRDDR, from the coding sequence ATTCCTCCCGCGCGATCCGCACCGACCCGCACCGACCTGCGCTCACGAGGGGTCCGAGCAGTCATCCCGCAACCCTCAGACCAGATCGCGCACCGCAAGCGCCGCGGATCGGCGGGCGGCCGCCCGCCCGCATTCGACGCCACGACCTACAAGGGGCGCAACGTCATCGAGCGATCCTTCAACGATCACAAGCAGTGGCGCGGCCTGGCCACCCGCTACGACAAGCTCGCCGCTGTCTACAGGGGAGGCGTCGTTCTACGCGCCATCACCATCTGGCTCAGGGTGGTTGCGCACGCTGTACGTCGTGATGACCGGTGA
- a CDS encoding LysM peptidoglycan-binding domain-containing protein, producing MTTPTLRQRLTGLLATVAVLGIIIGLPALFLAIGANPIPDQASSWESVKDALLAPDDGTLILGLFKVIGWAAWAFMTLSLVVETVARLRRVEAPKLPGLGRPQAVAHGLIGLAALLFIAAPIAAQAANAGPAAASAPAAVGHVQAGTVDQTPAQHGVKVEAKQERATVDHSVKPGESLWSIAEDHFGDGARYKEIAELNRDLLGSRPSFLEPGWVLKLPAPNSGAPAHSYTVQPNDTLSDIAHDELGDADRWPEIYQASTGITQPGGAHLADPDVIDVGWKLNIPEAQTPAGHDDRQQQPQPREDKPETLAEPKTEQQPIDPPAEETPPVPETEAPETAAPEVPQAEEPTAPAADVDQVDEADDSILEAPWVLAGLTGGGVLLSGALLMALRSRRRSAYRNRPPGRAIAAPPPELAPVEMTLNATGAAAAATVEFADEALRRLAAAVGAQGTTMLPLAAVELAKGKLTLHLSAPAAVPAPWVGSPDQTHWHVSTDTAVEDLGPDTDNVEPPYPLLATIGMSDTGETWLLNCEKLSTLTISGDPTYGRDFARHLAAQLAVNPWSRRVQVDCIGVAEETVAMDERITYYPTGAAGTPATSELLAAAVTTVDRAKRHDTDVSTARTGSVDDDTWPARMLLLDAAAGDPDDLDQLLQLVNDHVGQSATSIVVAGERPQTPGAVLHMTNTGRVVLEHVGLNLIAVGLTSDEARGCALVYAQSETPEYVDTPVDETATDGWESYTDSSGALRREYTLPRNTPEGAVDEPLSSLLEGQDEEYIRESAIVQEDLEALAPKVPAHVRAEVEEKDPDLDQDIVDWFSPTCNRPRLTLLGPVAARAHGKALAKRKPYFTELLAFLALHRKHGATREQIREAFSISDGKVRDYTNIVRDWLGTNPRTGEDHLPYADKAPAAKVTGVNVYQVDDGLLVDVDLFLRLRKRGQARGGAEGVADLCTALELVGEAQPFSQLREEGWSWLANEPDRVDLMAAGWIADVALIVVTEALAAGDLVKARSAAYVANRADPDGESTRLCLAHVMKAEGDQLEADRILREEICNRSDDGDAPMELSERTRTIIRTHGWLAS from the coding sequence ATGACTACGCCCACCCTGCGCCAGCGGCTGACCGGGCTCCTCGCCACGGTCGCCGTCCTCGGCATCATCATCGGCCTGCCGGCCCTCTTCCTCGCGATCGGAGCCAACCCGATCCCCGACCAGGCGTCGAGCTGGGAGAGCGTCAAGGACGCACTCCTCGCACCCGACGACGGCACCCTGATCCTGGGCCTGTTCAAGGTGATCGGCTGGGCCGCGTGGGCCTTCATGACCCTCAGCCTGGTGGTGGAGACCGTCGCCCGGCTCCGCAGGGTCGAGGCGCCCAAGCTGCCGGGACTGGGTCGCCCGCAGGCCGTGGCCCACGGACTGATCGGACTCGCTGCCCTGCTGTTCATCGCAGCGCCGATCGCCGCACAGGCCGCCAACGCCGGCCCCGCCGCCGCATCCGCGCCGGCGGCGGTGGGCCATGTCCAGGCCGGGACCGTCGACCAGACGCCCGCCCAGCACGGCGTGAAGGTCGAGGCGAAGCAGGAGCGCGCGACGGTCGATCACTCGGTCAAGCCGGGGGAGAGCCTGTGGTCGATCGCTGAGGACCACTTCGGTGACGGCGCGCGCTACAAGGAGATCGCCGAGCTCAACCGCGACCTCCTCGGCTCCCGGCCCAGCTTCCTCGAGCCCGGCTGGGTGCTCAAGCTGCCCGCCCCGAACAGCGGAGCGCCGGCGCACTCCTACACCGTGCAACCCAACGACACACTCAGCGACATCGCCCACGACGAGCTCGGCGACGCCGACCGGTGGCCGGAGATCTACCAGGCCTCCACCGGCATCACCCAGCCCGGCGGCGCCCACCTCGCCGACCCCGACGTGATCGACGTCGGCTGGAAGCTCAACATCCCCGAAGCCCAGACACCTGCCGGTCACGACGACCGGCAGCAGCAGCCGCAGCCTCGCGAGGACAAGCCCGAGACCCTCGCCGAACCCAAGACCGAGCAGCAGCCGATCGACCCGCCGGCCGAGGAGACTCCGCCGGTCCCCGAGACCGAGGCCCCGGAGACCGCCGCGCCCGAGGTCCCGCAGGCCGAGGAGCCGACGGCGCCGGCCGCCGACGTCGACCAGGTCGACGAAGCCGACGACTCGATCCTCGAGGCGCCCTGGGTCCTCGCCGGTCTCACCGGCGGGGGCGTGCTGCTGTCCGGGGCCCTGCTGATGGCGCTGCGCTCCCGTCGGCGCTCCGCCTACCGGAACCGGCCGCCGGGTCGAGCGATCGCCGCCCCGCCGCCCGAGCTGGCGCCGGTGGAGATGACGCTGAACGCGACCGGTGCCGCCGCGGCCGCCACCGTGGAGTTCGCCGACGAGGCCCTGCGGCGCCTCGCGGCCGCGGTCGGAGCCCAGGGCACCACGATGCTGCCGCTGGCGGCCGTCGAGCTCGCGAAGGGCAAGCTGACGCTGCACCTGAGCGCCCCGGCCGCCGTCCCAGCTCCCTGGGTGGGCAGCCCCGACCAGACCCACTGGCACGTCAGCACGGACACCGCGGTGGAGGACCTCGGCCCCGACACCGACAACGTCGAGCCGCCCTACCCGCTGCTGGCCACCATCGGCATGAGCGACACCGGCGAGACCTGGCTGCTGAACTGCGAGAAGCTCTCCACGCTGACCATCAGCGGCGACCCCACCTACGGCCGCGATTTCGCCCGCCACCTCGCGGCTCAGCTGGCCGTCAACCCGTGGTCGCGCCGCGTCCAGGTCGACTGCATCGGCGTGGCCGAGGAGACCGTCGCCATGGACGAGCGGATCACCTACTACCCGACCGGTGCGGCCGGGACGCCCGCGACCTCGGAGCTCCTCGCCGCCGCGGTGACCACCGTCGACCGAGCGAAGCGACACGACACCGATGTGTCCACGGCCCGCACCGGCAGCGTCGACGACGACACCTGGCCCGCCAGGATGCTGCTCCTCGACGCCGCAGCCGGAGACCCCGACGACCTCGACCAGCTGCTGCAGCTGGTCAACGATCACGTCGGACAGTCCGCGACCTCCATCGTCGTTGCCGGCGAACGCCCGCAGACGCCCGGCGCGGTGCTGCACATGACCAACACCGGTCGCGTCGTCCTCGAGCACGTCGGCCTCAACCTCATCGCAGTCGGCCTCACCAGCGACGAGGCCCGCGGCTGCGCTCTGGTCTACGCCCAGAGCGAGACCCCGGAATACGTCGACACGCCCGTGGACGAGACCGCCACCGACGGCTGGGAGTCCTACACCGACTCCTCCGGAGCTCTGCGTCGTGAGTACACCCTGCCCCGCAACACCCCCGAGGGAGCCGTCGACGAGCCCCTGTCCTCCCTGCTCGAGGGCCAGGACGAGGAGTACATCCGCGAGAGCGCGATCGTGCAGGAGGACCTCGAGGCCCTGGCGCCGAAGGTGCCCGCCCACGTCCGCGCCGAGGTCGAGGAGAAGGACCCCGACCTGGACCAGGACATCGTCGACTGGTTCTCACCCACCTGTAACCGGCCCCGGCTCACCCTGCTCGGTCCGGTCGCAGCCCGAGCCCACGGCAAGGCGCTGGCCAAGCGCAAGCCGTACTTCACCGAGCTGCTGGCGTTCCTCGCGCTGCACCGCAAGCACGGCGCTACCCGCGAGCAGATCCGCGAGGCGTTCTCGATCTCCGACGGCAAGGTGCGCGACTACACCAACATCGTCCGCGACTGGCTCGGCACCAACCCCCGCACCGGCGAGGACCACCTTCCCTACGCCGACAAGGCACCGGCCGCAAAGGTCACCGGCGTCAACGTCTACCAGGTCGACGACGGCCTGCTCGTCGACGTGGACCTGTTCCTCCGGCTCCGCAAGCGCGGCCAGGCCCGAGGGGGCGCCGAAGGCGTCGCGGACCTGTGCACCGCGCTCGAGCTGGTCGGGGAGGCCCAGCCATTCAGCCAGCTGCGCGAGGAAGGATGGTCCTGGCTGGCCAACGAGCCCGACCGCGTCGACCTCATGGCCGCCGGCTGGATCGCCGACGTCGCGCTCATCGTCGTCACCGAGGCACTCGCGGCCGGCGACCTGGTCAAGGCCCGCTCCGCGGCCTACGTGGCCAACCGGGCCGACCCCGACGGCGAGAGCACCCGTCTGTGCCTGGCGCACGTCATGAAGGCCGAGGGAGACCAGCTCGAGGCCGACCGGATCCTGCGCGAGGAGATCTGCAACCGGTCCGACGACGGCGACGCCCCCATGGAACTGTCGGAGCGAACCAGGACCATCATTCGTACGCACGGCTGGCTCGCGAGCTGA
- a CDS encoding CpaF family protein, with protein sequence MSTNGHQPGAQDCEPLRADEWLAARHVDRSPRSPFARGRGTDGSQPATQPPPPPAPTSEDHDPMSLPIFAGAWTGEDQLPGRTRSDFTLRPLVASPNDQPHAFAATDYYDGVDVGEVELDWELIAQYRAEISSRLTARLDKEGGRVTDEDREQMGLDVIEEFIKSEAETLVSTGRPPWSRQQEAALKAALKAALFGLGRLQPLVEREDVENIIVIARGPECAVWLELVDGTLVEAAPIADSEDELREFLADLGSRQNRPFTEARPHLDLRLPGGARLAAGSWVMAYTSVVIRRHGMREVSMDEMVYDRKACGAVLADFLAACVRAGKSIVVSGVQASGKTTWVRALCSCIPPWEMIGTFETEFELHLHELVDRHKIVHAWEHRPGSGEVGIDGRQAGEFSLEEAIHHSFRFNLARQIVGEVRGPEVWNMLKAMESGPGSISTTHARSAEHTIEKLVSCAMEKGPQVTRELAISKLAAAIDIVMYLRSEVVPNGDGTFRKQRWVEEVLVVQPSIDAARGYATTPIFAPNQLGQAVATGKLDNFLAQELARHGFDLEAYKAESQANPGVAIS encoded by the coding sequence ATGAGCACCAACGGACACCAGCCCGGAGCCCAGGACTGCGAGCCGCTCCGTGCCGACGAATGGCTCGCGGCGCGACACGTAGACCGCAGCCCGCGCTCCCCGTTTGCCCGCGGCCGCGGCACCGACGGCAGCCAGCCGGCCACGCAGCCCCCGCCGCCGCCGGCACCGACCAGCGAGGACCACGACCCGATGTCGCTGCCGATCTTCGCGGGCGCCTGGACCGGCGAGGATCAGCTGCCGGGGCGCACCCGCTCGGACTTCACCCTCCGCCCGCTCGTCGCCAGCCCCAACGACCAGCCGCACGCGTTCGCCGCCACCGACTACTACGACGGCGTCGACGTGGGGGAGGTCGAGCTGGACTGGGAGCTCATCGCCCAGTACCGGGCCGAGATCTCCTCCCGGCTGACCGCCCGGCTGGACAAGGAAGGCGGCCGGGTCACCGACGAGGACCGCGAGCAGATGGGCCTCGACGTCATCGAGGAGTTCATCAAGTCCGAGGCCGAGACCCTCGTCTCGACCGGCCGTCCGCCGTGGAGCCGCCAGCAGGAGGCCGCCCTCAAGGCCGCGCTCAAGGCCGCGCTGTTCGGTCTCGGCCGGCTGCAGCCGCTGGTCGAGCGCGAGGACGTCGAGAACATCATCGTCATCGCCCGCGGCCCGGAGTGCGCCGTGTGGCTGGAGCTCGTCGACGGCACACTGGTCGAGGCCGCCCCGATCGCCGACTCCGAGGACGAGCTGCGCGAGTTCCTCGCCGACCTCGGCTCCCGGCAGAACCGGCCCTTCACCGAAGCGCGTCCGCACCTGGATCTGCGCCTGCCCGGCGGCGCCCGGCTCGCGGCCGGCTCCTGGGTGATGGCCTACACCTCGGTGGTGATCCGCCGGCACGGGATGCGCGAGGTGTCGATGGACGAGATGGTCTACGACCGCAAGGCGTGCGGCGCGGTCTTGGCCGACTTCCTCGCCGCCTGCGTCCGCGCCGGCAAGAGCATCGTCGTCTCTGGCGTCCAGGCCTCGGGCAAGACCACCTGGGTCCGCGCCCTGTGCTCGTGCATCCCGCCCTGGGAAATGATCGGCACCTTCGAGACCGAGTTCGAGCTGCACCTGCACGAGCTGGTCGACCGGCACAAGATCGTCCACGCCTGGGAGCACCGGCCCGGATCCGGCGAGGTCGGCATCGACGGCCGCCAGGCCGGTGAGTTCAGCCTCGAGGAGGCCATCCACCACTCCTTCCGGTTCAACCTCGCCCGCCAGATCGTCGGCGAGGTCCGCGGCCCGGAGGTCTGGAACATGCTCAAGGCCATGGAGTCCGGCCCGGGCTCGATCAGCACCACTCACGCCCGCAGCGCCGAGCACACCATTGAGAAGCTCGTCTCCTGCGCCATGGAGAAGGGCCCGCAGGTCACCCGCGAGCTCGCGATCAGCAAGCTCGCCGCCGCCATCGACATCGTGATGTACCTGCGATCCGAGGTCGTCCCCAACGGCGACGGCACGTTCCGCAAGCAGCGCTGGGTCGAGGAGGTCCTGGTCGTCCAACCGAGCATCGACGCGGCCCGCGGGTATGCGACCACCCCGATCTTCGCCCCGAACCAGCTCGGCCAGGCCGTCGCCACCGGGAAGCTCGACAACTTCCTCGCCCAGGAGCTCGCCCGCCACGGGTTCGACCTCGAGGCGTACAAGGCCGAGTCCCAGGCAAACCCGGGGGTGGCGATCTCATGA
- a CDS encoding helix-turn-helix domain-containing protein translates to MRGSRSTAGEVVRARRERLGLSQRAAARSCGIPQSMLSRIESGETQPSIETLQRVLRGLGADLHLEARPPAEAPEGRREKQRSLWLNRAVVGELTRDPDRVMAIARDNIARWRGVHAHRPGILAALDQWEEIIGAGVEAIVAVLTGPGEAAEDLRQNTPFAGVLTQEQRDQALGSFRTEWARHHDHQRTASAGHVVGLGL, encoded by the coding sequence ATGCGTGGATCGCGAAGCACGGCGGGTGAGGTGGTGCGGGCGCGGCGGGAGCGCCTCGGCCTGAGCCAGCGTGCGGCCGCGCGCTCGTGTGGCATCCCGCAGTCGATGCTGTCTCGGATCGAGAGCGGTGAGACGCAGCCGAGCATCGAGACTCTGCAGCGCGTGCTGAGGGGCCTGGGCGCCGACCTCCACCTGGAAGCGCGACCGCCCGCTGAGGCGCCGGAGGGCCGGCGCGAGAAGCAGCGGTCGCTCTGGCTGAACCGAGCGGTCGTCGGAGAGCTCACCCGTGACCCCGACCGCGTGATGGCGATCGCCCGAGACAACATCGCTCGCTGGCGTGGCGTGCACGCGCATCGCCCCGGGATCTTGGCTGCACTGGATCAGTGGGAGGAGATCATCGGGGCCGGGGTTGAGGCGATCGTGGCCGTACTGACCGGCCCGGGCGAGGCGGCGGAGGACCTGCGCCAAAACACTCCCTTCGCCGGCGTACTCACCCAGGAGCAGCGCGACCAGGCGCTCGGCTCGTTCCGCACGGAATGGGCCCGCCACCACGACCACCAGCGCACCGCCTCCGCCGGCCACGTCGTGGGGCTGGGCCTGTGA